The following coding sequences lie in one Arachis ipaensis cultivar K30076 chromosome B05, Araip1.1, whole genome shotgun sequence genomic window:
- the LOC107643270 gene encoding LOW QUALITY PROTEIN: protein phosphatase 2C 70-like (The sequence of the model RefSeq protein was modified relative to this genomic sequence to represent the inferred CDS: substituted 1 base at 1 genomic stop codon) has translation MATLQTVVTVILLLMLLLILIFLFYLFKPWRFFFPIQHLSSESPILXVAVGELERPLVREEGDANDANLPSNNNSNNQSNELARDYDLEGACHPNEVHFRSPRSLGLVRKPRLPIRNAPPQGDALVLDVMSADSVDVGQTLRLSPALLAEAQKHHHQHQHLQNNRVLDSLERDILGQRSCLTLEVISGPSRGIRCSVQSMNSAGLPLTLGRVPPSDLVIKDSEVSGKHAMINWNLDKMKWELVDMGSLNGTLLNSRPINHPDTGSRLWGDPVNLADGDIITLGTTSNISVHVAAQNQQRIPFGVGMASDPMALRRGAKQLAMEDVCYYQWPLPGLDQFGLFGICDGHGGDGAAKSASKLFPEIIANILLDSSKRERILSLHDASEILRDAFSQTEACLNHYYEGCTATVLLVWADGENFFAQCANVGDSACVMSVNGEQIKMSEDHKITTYSERQRIEETGEPLKDGETRLYGINLARMLGDKFLKQQDSRFSSEPYISQVVHIDQASRAFAVLASDGLWDVISMKKAIQLVLQMREKYCTERENLAEKIASSLLAEAKTLRTKDNTSVIFLDFDSFNRFSCKVES, from the exons ATGGCTACGCTACAAACCGTTGTTACTGTCATCCTTCTCCTTATGCTTCTTCTCATCCTCATCTTCCTTTTTTATCTCTTCAAACCATGGCGTTTCTTCTTCC CGATTCAACACTTGTCTTCTGAATCCCCAATTTTGTAGGTCGCTGTTGGTGAGCTAGAGAGACCTCTCGTTCGCGAAGAAGGTGATGCCAACGATGCCAATTTGCCCTCCAATAATAATAGCAATAATCAGAGCAATGAATTGGCCAGAGATTATGATCTCGAAGGTGCTTGTCACCCCAACGAAGTTCATTTTCGCTCTCCTCGATCACTTGGCCTTGTACGCAAGCCGAGGCTTCCGATTCGAAATGCGCCACCGCAAGGGGATGCTTTGGTTTTAGATGTTATGTCTGCAGACTCTGTTGATGTTGGTCAAACCCTCAGGCTTTCTCCTGCTCTCTTAGCTGAAGCACAAAAGCATCACCATCAGCATCAGCATCTCCAGAATAATAGGGTTCTGGATTCTCTGGAGAGAGATATCCTTGGTCAAA GAAGTTGCCTTACTCTGGAGGTTATCAGTGGTCCTTCCCGGGGGATTCGATGTTCTGTACAGTCTATGAATTCTGCTGGTCTGCCCCTCACCCTGGGAAGAGTTCCTCCAAGCGATTTGGTGATAAAGGATTCAGAGGTTTCGGGAAAGCATGCCATGATAAATTGGAATTTGGAT aAAATGAAATGGGAGTTGGTGGATATGGGTAGCTTAAATGGAACACTCTTGAATTCTAGGCCAATCAACCATCCAGACACTGGAAGCAGGCTTTGGGGAGATCCAGTGAATCTTGCTGATGGCGATATCATAACACTTGGAACAACATCGAACATAAGT GTTCATGTTGCTGCACAAAATCAGCAACGCATTCCATTTGGAGTTGGTATGGCATCAGATCCCATGGCTTTGCGTAGAGGAGCAAAACAGCTTGCTATGGAAGATGTTTGCTATTATCAATGGCCTCTGCCTGGGCTGGATCAG TTTGGGCTATTTGGTATCTGCGATGGACATGGTGGAGATGGGGCTGCTAAATCCGCAAGCAA ACTTTTTCCTGAGATAATTGCTAATATATTATTGGATTCATCAAAAAGGGAGCGGATTTTATCACTTCATGATGCTTCAGAAATTCTAAGAGATGCATTTTCTCAAACAGAAGCATGCTTGAATCATTACTATGAG GGATGTACAGCAACAGTGCTTCTGGTGTGGGCCGATGGTGAAAATTTCTTTGCACAATGTGCAAATGTTGGAGACTCTGCCTGTGTTATGAG TGTAAATGGGGAACAAATCAAGATGTCGGAAGATCACAAGATAACAACTTATTCTGAAAGACAGAGAATTGAAGAGACTGGTGAACCATTGAAAGATGGGGAAACACGTTTATATG GGATAAATCTTGCAAGGATGCTTGGGGACAAATTCCTGAAACAGCAGGATTCCCGGTTCAGCTCAGAGCCTTATATTAGTCAAGTTGTGCATATTGATCAAGCAAGCAGGGCTTTTGCCGTTCTAGCTAG TGACGGGCTTTGGGATGTCATCAGCATGAAGAAGGCAATTCAGCTAGTGCTTCAG ATGAGGGAGAAATACTGTACAGAGAGAGAGAATTTAGCAGAAAAGATTGCTAGTTCATTGTTGGCTGAGGCTAAGACACTCAGAACAAAGGACAATACCTCTGTAATTTTCTTAGATTTTGATAGCTTCAATAGATTTTCTTGTAAAGTTGAATCCTAG